In Streptomyces rapamycinicus NRRL 5491, the genomic stretch ACCACGATGCCGTCCTCCTCCCGCTGGTCGAACACATCGGGTGCGATCATCACGCACTGCCCCGACGCCACACACTTGGGCACATCGACTTCCACACGCATGGTGACTCCCTTGCCTTCGCCGCTGCCGTCCCCGCCGCCTTCGCCGCTCATGACGTCCAGGCTCATGACGTCCAGGCGACGGGCAGCTCGTAGACGCCGTAGACCAAACCGTCGTCTTTGAACGGTAGTTGGTCGATTCCGGTGGCCAGCCGCAGGGTGGGAATACGGCGGTAGAGCGTGCCGTAGACCACCTGGAGCTCCATCCGGGCCAGCGGC encodes the following:
- a CDS encoding ferredoxin — its product is MRVEVDVPKCVASGQCVMIAPDVFDQREEDGIVVLLDEQPAPELHADVRESAVVCPAAAIRVVEK